Part of the Lampris incognitus isolate fLamInc1 chromosome 1, fLamInc1.hap2, whole genome shotgun sequence genome is shown below.
GACGGGCACTCCGTTAACCGAGGAGTCCTCCAGTATATAAGAGACACGGGCGTTCTGGTTCCAGTCAGCGTCTGTGGCTTTCACTGTGAATATGGAGAGACCCGGTGTGTTGTTTTCTACAATGTAGGCCTCATATGAGCTCCTCTCAAAGACAGGCGCGTTGTCATTCACATCTGAGATGTGTAAGTGGAGAGTGACGCTGCTGGAGAGAGAGGGCACTCCCTCATCACAACACGTTATACTGATATTATACTCGGAGGCTCTCTCTCGGTCCAGATCACTGTCTGTCACCAGACTATAGAAATTACTGGATGTTGCAGTAATTGTAAATGGGACATTTTCGTCAATGATACAATGAACTTTTCCATTTTCACCGGAGTCCGGGTCCTGGATGTTTATCATTGTCACAACAGTCCCACGTTTAATGTCCTCAGATATGACATTGGACTTTGACATGACATTTATAGCAGGTACGTTGTCATTCATATCAACAATTTCCACCATTATTTTACAGGAGTCAGTTAGTCCTCCTTCATCGCTGGCCTGGATATGGATTTGATACTGCCGTCTTTTCTCATAGTCGGTCTTTCCTATCAATCTCACCTCGCCAATATCTTCATTTATATCAAATAATTCAGAGAAATCATCAAGTGAGTTCAGTATAGAGTACGTTATCTTACCATTAGATCCTTCATCTAAGTCAGACGCACTAACTGACGTGACCGTCGTTTCCGCGGGTGAATTTTCTCTTAAAGACGACTTGTAGGTTTTCTGCGTAAACACGGGAGCATTGTCATTAACATCGAGCACGCTGATGTTGATCAGCGCTGTGCCGGACAGTCTTGGCTCACCGCCGTCCACTGCAGTCAACACCAGCGACAAGCGGTCCTGTATTTCCCTATCTAACGGCTTCTGCAGAACCATTTCCACCATCTTTCTCCCCTCCGCTTGATTCTGCAACCTCAACACAAAGTTATCGGTCGGCTTCAACGAATAGCTGTGAAGGCCATTCACACCGACGTCCAGATCTACGGCCTGCTCTAAGACGAACACCGCCCCGGCGGCTGCTGACTCGCTGATCCTGAATTTCATGTCACTCTTCTTAAAGAACGGGGCGTTGTCGTTAACATCGGTGACTTCGACCGTGACGGTGAAAAACTCCATCGGGTTTTCCAAAATGATCTGGAAATGTAACGCGCACGGCGTCGTCCGTCCGCACAaagcctctctgtctatcttgtcTTTGAGCAGGAGGACGCCTCTCTCGCTGTTCAGCTCAACGTAGTCCCCGCCGTCGCCCGTGTAAATACGGGCTTTGCCCGCCTTCAGCCTCGTCACATCTAAACCCAAATCCTGCGCCACGTTACCGACGAACGAGCCTTTCGCCCTTTCCTCGGCGATGGAGTAGCTGACCTGTCCGTGCGCCGAACCGAGAGACAGGATGGAGATAAGCAGCCATAGTAGCGGCCGTCTCATTGTTCTGCCCGATAGTAtttcccccagcacacacacagctgttGTATTCCTTCTTACGGTGAGAGTCCTTCACTGAGATATTCACTTCGCTTTTCCAGCCAACAAACACAAACTGATCCTACCAacgaaaaaaagggaaaagagtAGATCCTCTTCGCAGATCAGTTTATTGCTCTTTGCGTCCTGTACAGTTCGCTCTGCGTctgctctctttttttcccctccttggtGAAAAGAGATGACGGGGGAGGCGCTGAGGAAATCTGCCCTGCAACCTCCACACGCTGGCCAACAGCGGCCCTAGGAGTCCAATGCACGGAACTGCATTACTCTGTTCAgaataggggggagggggatgtaTTTCGAGGACGCGCGGGGTATTCTACACACAGTTAAGGTCCACCTTGTTAAATATCACTTTATAAACCTTGATACTGAAAAGGGTGGAGAAGTAACTGCATTTTCAACCTGGCATATGTGTGTATCGAAGTACAATATTGAACATAGACCATAAAGAAACAAAACATATTTTTGACTTCTATGAATCAGGCGCACATGTTCAGGTAAACAAATCCCTCTGTAgagacacacaaacccacacatatATCACCACCGTTTATGTAATATGGGGCGGGCTTTATACGATGACGTCAGAGGAGCGCCGTTAAAGCGCTTTCGTGACCAACCAAGATGGCTGCCGCCGATGTGGGACAATCTGTTGAATCCTCTTTCGAGGCGGCATTAAACAAACTGAACGGTGTATTTTCTCTAGAAGAATATCAAACAACTGCACTTCAAGCATTTGCTGATAAGTACGATTGGGTTGCATCGCTTCGGACAGGATTTGATGAAAGTTTAAGTGCGCCTCAAGATTCGTTGCTCTGATTGGCTGTAGGTCTATCTAACTGTGTCCGGGGCATTCTGGTCTGCGCCCCGTGATGGTTTAGTGCCAAaacacatttctgatcttctgctacgaTGTGGACCACCCAGACATCTCAGATCGCCTGGGACCAGGTCTGCTTTCTGACCCTACAGTCAAAACtacacatggagaggcagctttcagtttttacgcACCACATGGATGGAAGACACTCCAAGacgactgcaggtgtcctgcaACTCTGCTCTCTCAAATGAAGGCTTGAGGACTTTCCTTcttgccgctgccttttattaaatcaaatttgaGGCTTTTGATTATCACCTAACACTGGTGTAACTTTAACTCTCCTGTTTTATCGGTCCTacttggtttttaaaaaaaaatatttttatctaTATTTATGTCTTTTGATTGCCTCGTTGCTTATACATTTTGTCTGAATGTCTTTACTTTTTATGTAAATAACTTTTAATTGCCTTATGCTGAAATGTGCTGTAAATATAAATTCCCTTTGTGCCCCGCTGATAACGTCACCTGGTAATTGAAAATACACCGAGGTTCTGGAGTAATTTGCATTTGCGGATTGGTCCGGCTTTGTCAGGCTTAGTGACATATTCAGCAATGACGAAAATGTACTGTATGTCAAATAAAGTCACATTTAAAAGTTAAAATTGAGTACACGAAACACTGGATCTGTAAAGGACGTCTGTTTAGGCCGTATAGGAAGAATAATCATCAAAAAATAATCAAGGCAGGATCGATTACTGTCTATTTTTGCAGCAATTAAATGCGACAAAAACATTTTCAAAACAAGGCTTTTCTTTGGATAAAATGCAAAGTGAAAGTGGCACTAACTGACCTCGACAGGAGAGTCTGGCTCATCCAGGATGTTCTTTTCATTCTGGATCCGCTGCATCGTCCCTGTACAACTGGGCTCCATTATCAGCACGTTCTGACTACCGGCTCTGCCGAACTTACAGTCACTCTTTCTGGAGTCAGTCGTCCTGCACACCTCGTAATTGTACACGTGCTGGAGAGTCCCTGTCCCCAAAGTGTCTGAGTAACGTGGTGGATAATAGGGAATCACCGGAAGACTGGAATGATAGAGGATGCGAGACTGTCTCCATCTGTATATCTTCACTGATATGATGACCACTAAGCAGGTGATGAAGAGAAAGGACACTACAGCCAAAGCCAAGACTAAGTAAAAAGTCAGGTTGTCATTGTACTCCTTGTCGTGTGTAAAGTCAGTGAACTCCGAGAGCACTTCAGGGAAGCTGTCCGCCACCGCCACGTTAACATTGACTGTAGCTGAACGAGAGGGCTGCCCGTTGTCCTCCACTACAACAGTCAGCCTTTGTTTCACAGCATCTTTATCAGTGACTTGGCGGATAGTCCTTATTTCCCCATTCTGTAAGCCCACTTCAAACAGCGCCCTGTCTGTGGCTTTCTGCAGCTTATAGGAGAGCCAGGCATTCTGTCCAGAGTccacatcaacagccaccactttagTCACCAGATAGCCCACATCTGCTGAAGGAGGCACCATTTCAGCCACCAGAGAGCTGCTGGTCTGGACTGGGTACAGAACCTGAGGGGCGTTGTCGTTCTGGTCCTGGATCATTATTTTCACAGTCACGTTACTACTGAGTGGAGGAGAGCCTCCATCCTGCGCTTTAACACACAAGTGGAAATCCTTGATGTGCTCGTAGTCAAAAGAGCGAACTGCATGGATGACTCCACTATCAGCACTGACGGACACATAGGAGGAGACGGGCACTCCGTTAACCGAGGAGTCCTCCAGTATATAAGAGACACGGGCATTCTGGTTCCAGTCAGCGTCTGTGGCTTTCACTGTGAATATGGAGAGACCCGGTGTGTTGTTTTCTACAATGTAGGCCTCATATGAGCTCCTCTCAAAGACAGGCGCGTTGTCATTCACATCTGAGATGTGTAAGGTGAGAGTGACGCTGCTGGAGAGAGAGGGCACTCCCTCATCACAACACGTTATACTGATATTATACTCTGCGGCTCTCTCTCGGTCCAGATCACTGTCTGTCACCAGGCTATAGAAACCATTGGCTGTAGATTGTATTGCAAATGGGATGTGTTCACTGATACTACACTTAACCACTCCGTTGTTTTCCGAGTCAGGATCGTTTACACTCATTACTGCCActactgtttcataagaggagtCCTCTGAAATTGAACTTGACGTCGACATAAGATCTATATGCGGTTTGTTGTCATTAACGTCAATGATCTCTACCATTAATTTGCTGGAGTCTGATAAACCTCCTTGATCTCTAGCTTCAATATCGATTTCATAGTGTCTCGTCTTTTCATAATCAAGATCCCCTATTAAACGCACTTCGCCATTATCTTCATCTATGTCAAAGTGATCCTTTACACCAACTGTGCTGCTGGATATTGAATATTTCACCAAACCATTTAAATCAACATCAACGTCCGATGCTTTAACTGTAGTTAGTACCGTACCTCTCTGAGAATTTTCCACTATGCTCGTTTTATATATCGGCTTTGTAAACAGGGGCGCATTGTCGTTTGCGTCTAAGACGGTGACGTGGATCTGCACGGTTCCAGACATCCTGGGCTCCCCTCCATCCGCAGCAGTCAGCAAGAGCGATATCTG
Proteins encoded:
- the LOC130126279 gene encoding protocadherin beta-16-like, coding for MRRPLLWLLISILSLGSAHGQVSYSIAEERAKGSFVGNVAQDLGLDVTRLKAGKARIYTGDGGDYVELNSERGVLLLKDKIDREALCGRTTPCALHFQIILENPMEFFTVTVEVTDVNDNAPFFKKSDMKFRISESAAAGAVFVLEQAVDLDVGVNGLHSYSLKPTDNFVLRLQNQAEGRKMVEMVLQKPLDREIQDRLSLVLTAVDGGEPRLSGTALINISVLDVNDNAPVFTQKTYKSSLRENSPAETTVTSVSASDLDEGSNGKITYSILNSLDDFSELFDINEDIGEVRLIGKTDYEKRRQYQIHIQASDEGGLTDSCKIMVEIVDMNDNVPAINVMSKSNVISEDIKRGTVVTMINIQDPDSGENGKVHCIIDENVPFTITATSSNFYSLVTDSDLDRERASEYNISITCCDEGVPSLSSSVTLHLHISDVNDNAPVFERSSYEAYIVENNTPGLSIFTVKATDADWNQNARVSYILEDSSVNGVPVSSYVSVSADSGVIHAVRSFDYEHIKDFHLCVKAQDGGSPPLSSNVTVKIMIQDQNDNAPQVLYPVQTSSSVVAEMVPRSADVGYLVTKVVAVDVDSGQNAWLSYKLQKATDRALFEVGLQNGEIRTIRQVTDKDAVKQRLTVVVEDNGQPSRSATVNVNVAVADSFPEVLSEFTDFTHDKEYNDNLTFYLVLALAVVSFLFITCLVVIISVKIYRWRQSRILYHSSLPVIPYYPPRYSDTLGTGTLQHVYNYEVCRTTDSRKSDCKFGRAGSQNVLIMEPSCTGTMQRTQNEKNILDEPDFDSEVSVYKNCWKQW
- the LOC130123660 gene encoding protocadherin gamma-A2-like, with the protein product MAQRTMRWRVSLCVSVLCLTAVLGQVSYSIPEEMAKGSLVGNIAQDLGLDVKRLRSGKARLHTGNNAEYIELDRERGALLVRERIDREALCAQTMPCALHFQIILENPIEFYRVTIEITDVNDNAPFFQKDSMKFDISESATVGSKFVLERAFDSDIGVNGLQSYSFHPTDNFVLKLQGDRDGSKKVEMVLEKPLDREQKEQISLLLTAADGGEPRMSGTVQIHVTVLDANDNAPLFTKPIYKTSIVENSQRGTVLTTVKASDVDVDLNGLVKYSISSSTVGVKDHFDIDEDNGEVRLIGDLDYEKTRHYEIDIEARDQGGLSDSSKLMVEIIDVNDNKPHIDLMSTSSSISEDSSYETVVAVMSVNDPDSENNGVVKCSISEHIPFAIQSTANGFYSLVTDSDLDRERAAEYNISITCCDEGVPSLSSSVTLTLHISDVNDNAPVFERSSYEAYIVENNTPGLSIFTVKATDADWNQNARVSYILEDSSVNGVPVSSYVSVSADSGVIHAVRSFDYEHIKDFHLCVKAQDGGSPPLSSNVTVKIMIQDQNDNAPQVLYPVQTSSSLVAEMVPPSADVGYLVTKVVAVDVDSGQNAWLSYKLQKATDRALFEVGLQNGEIRTIRQVTDKDAVKQRLTVVVEDNGQPSRSATVNVNVAVADSFPEVLSEFTDFTHDKEYNDNLTFYLVLALAVVSFLFITCLVVIISVKIYRWRQSRILYHSSLPVIPYYPPRYSDTLGTGTLQHVYNYEVCRTTDSRKSDCKFGRAGSQNVLIMEPSCTGTMQRIQNEKNILDEPDSPVEVS